A segment of the Acidobacteriota bacterium genome:
AATCATGATCTTCCCCGCTCTCGGCGCCGCGCAGACCGAGCCGCCTGGATTCGTCATGTGGAGCGCGGCGGAGCTCGCGCAACGGAACGCGGCTCTTGCGGAGCAGGCACGCCCGGACGGCTCCGCCCGCGAGACGCTGGCCGACTACGGCAACCCGGGCGGCGCCCACCGGTTTCGCTTTATTCGGCGGGATGTCGATGGCATGCCCGAGCAGCACGCGAACATTGAGGACGTGGTGTTCATCCAGAGCGGGGCGGGCACGCTCGTGGTCGGCGGTGAGATGGTCGACCGGGCCGGCGCCAACGGCGAGTACCGGGGAAGTGACATAGCCGGTGGGGTGGAATATCCGGTCGGTGCGGGTGACGTTGCCCATATTCCGGCGGACACGCCGCACCGTTACCTGGTGCCGGAGGGCGGCCACCTGACTTACGTGCTGGTCAGGCTCCCGGCGTTCACCGGCGAGCCGGTGGCGCGCGCCGACACACCGGTGCTCGACTTCGAGCCGCCGGGGTTCGCGATGTGGAGCGCGGCGGAGCTGGATCGGCGCAACGCGGCCCTGGCGACCAGGATTCGCCCGGACCGCTCCGCCCGCGAGACGCTGGCCGACTACGGCAACCCGAGCGGCGCCCACCGCTTCCGCTTCATCCACCGCGATGCGGATGGGGTGCCGGAGATCCACGACGAGATCATCGACGTGGTGCTGATTCAGAGCGGTGCCGGGAGCCTACTGGTGGGCGGAGAGATGCTGGACCGGGACGGCAGCCGGGGCAGCGGC
Coding sequences within it:
- a CDS encoding cupin domain-containing protein, with the protein product MTIQTLLHRVLAAIMIFPALGAAQTEPPGFVMWSAAELAQRNAALAEQARPDGSARETLADYGNPGGAHRFRFIRRDVDGMPEQHANIEDVVFIQSGAGTLVVGGEMVDRAGANGEYRGSDIAGGVEYPVGAGDVAHIPADTPHRYLVPEGGHLTYVLVRLPAFTGEPVARADTPVLDFEPPGFAMWSAAELDRRNAALATRIRPDRSARETLADYGNPSGAHRFRFIHRDADGVPEIHDEIIDVVLIQSGAGSLLVGGEMLDRDGSRGSGIAGGERHPVAAGDVLHIPARTPHGYLVPDGGHVTYVLVRTPAFVP